The genome window CGAGGAACTCGGCGAGGTCCTTCACCCGGAGGGCCTCGGCCCGGGCCGCCCAGCCGGGCTCGTCGGCGAGCAGCTCGGCGTACTCCTTCATGGTCGAGCCGCACCCGGCCGCGTTGACCACGACCGTGTCGACCCCGGCCCGTTCGAAGACGGCGATCGTCCGCTTGGCGAACCGCTTCGCCTCCGCCTCGCGGCCGGAGTGGAGGGAGAGCGCGCCGCAGCAGCCCTGCCGGGGCGGGATGACCACGTCGCAGCCCTCGAGCGCGAGCACCCGCGCGGTGGCCGCGTTGACGTGCGGGAAGAACTCGCCCTGCACGCAACCGGTGAGCAGCCCGACCCGTGCCCGGACCGGGCCCCGCGCCCGGACGAACGGCGGGAGCCGTACCGGGCGGGCGGTCCCGGGGGCGAGCTCGGCCATCGCCCCGAGCGCGGGGTGCACCCGCTCGAGGAACGGCCGCAGCCGCTTGCTCAGCCGCATCGGCAGGCGCATCGCCCGCAGCCTGCGCCGGTAGGGGAAGAGCGCGAAGACCAGCGCCCGGATCGCCCGGTCCTCCGGCCGCCGCACGTGCTCCCGCTCCACCACCGCCCGGGTCCGCTCGATCAGCCGGTCGTACCGGACGCCGGACGGGCAGGCGGTGACGCAGGCCAGGCACCCCAGGCACGCGTCGAAGTGGCCGGCCATCTCGTCGGTGAGCGGGGTGCCCTCCAGGTACTGGCCCATGAGGTGGATCCGCCCGCGCGGCGAGTCCATCTCCTCGGCCCACAGCACGTAAGTCGGGCAGGTGGGCAGGCAGAAGCCGCAGTGCACGCAGTCTCTGATCAGCCGGGGGTCCATGTGCCGTCCTCCAGTAGCTCGGCCCGCGCCGCACCGGCCCGGGGCGCCATCAGATGCCTCCCACGAACCGGCCGGGGGACAGCCGGCGCTCAGGGTCGAACCGTTCCTTCACCCGGCGCATCAGGGGGAGGCCGGGCACGTCGCCCCAGAAATCCACCGCGACCCCGGCGGGTGCGGTCAGCACGGTCAGCCGCCCGCCGGCGGGGCGGACGCGCTCCCGTGCCGCGGTGACGAACTCCGCGGCCCGCTCCGGGGACGGCAGCGCCACCCGCAGGTCCGGCCGCCCGGCCGACCCGCGGACGCGAGGCGCGACGCCGAGCCCGTCGGCCACCGAGGCCAGGGCGCGCAGCATGCCGGGCAGGGCGGCGGGCAGCCCGCGCAGGCCGAGCAGCAGGTCATCCCCGGGCAGCCGCCCCCACCAGGCGGGCGGCTCGTCGGTGACCTCCGCGTCCGGCCCCAGCAGCTCCTGGGCGAGCTTCGCCCGGTCGGCCGCCGCCGCGCCCTCGACGAGGACGGAGACCGTGACCGGGCTCTCCGGGCCGGGCCAGTCGAGCTCCACGGCCGCCGGTTCGAGCGGGTGGGCGGCGACCCGCAGGTCGATCGCCTCCGGCGCGGGGTAGACGGCCGTGACCCAGCGGCGGTCGGCGGGCAGGGGGTGGAGGCGGAAGGCCGCCTCGGCGATCACGCCGAGCGTGCCGTACGACCCGGTGAACAGCTTGCCGAGGTCGTAGCCGGCGACGTTCTTCACCACCTTGCCGCCGGACTTGGCGACCGTGCCGTCGGCGAGCACGACCGTGACCCCGATGAGCAGGTCCCGTGGCGCGCCGAACCGGAAGGCGAGCGGACCGGCCACCCCGGTGGCGAGCACCCCGCCGACCGTGGCGCCCTCCATCGGCGTGTCGAGGATCAGCCGCTGCCCCTTCGCGGCGAGCACCTCGGCGAGCGAGGCGAGGGTCACCCCGGCCTGGACCCGGACCACCAGGTCGTCGGCGGCGTGCTCCAGCACCCGGTTGAGGCAGCACGTGTCGACCAGCAGGTCGCAGCGCTCGGGGGGACGGCCCCAGTGGAGCTTGGTGCCGCCGCCGGTCGGGACCACGGCGAGGCCGTGCCGCGCGGCGGCCCGGAGCACCGCGGCGAGCTCCTCGGTGGTCTCCGGGAGCGCCACCCAGCGGGGGAGGACGCCCGCCACCGCGTCCCCGGGGCCGGCCCCGCGGACGGCCACCCCGGTGGCGACCAGGTCGGCGTGGGCGCCCGACGCGTCGAACCCGGCCATCAGAACTGCTCCGCCAGGCCCGACTCCACCAGCGGGTGCACGCCCTTGTGCACCCGGGGCGCCTCCCCGCAGAGCCGCGGTGTGGGGAAGACCTTCCCGGGGTTGGCCACCCCCGCCGGGTCGAAGGCGCACCGCACGAGCTGCATGGTGTCGAGATCGTCCTCGCTGAACATGCGCGGCATGTAACGGGCCTTGTCCACGCCTACCCCATGTTCTCCGGTGATCGAGCCGCCGTGCTCGAGGCACAGGTCCAGGATCCGCCCGCTCACCGTCTCGGCCCGCTCAGCCTCCCCTGGGTCGGCGTCGTTGAAGAGCACGAGCGGGTGGAGGTTCCCGTCGCCCGCGTGGAAGACGTTCGCCACCCGGATGCCGTACTCGTCCTGGAGCCGGCCGATCGCGGCGAGCACCTCCGGGAGGGCGGACCGGGGCACCACCCCGTCCTGCACGATGTACGCCGGGCTGATCCGGCCCACGGCGGCGAACGCCGACTTGCGGCCCTTCCAGATCGCCGCCCGCTCCTCGGCCGACGCCGCGGTCCTGATCTCGAAGGCCCCGCACGACAGGCACAGGTCCCGCACCGCGGCGAGCTCGCTCTCCACCTCGGCCCGCGGGCCGTCGAGCTCGACGATGAGCACGGCGCCGGCGCCGGGGGGGTAGCCGCAGGCGACCGCGGCCTCGGCGGCCTCGATGGCGAGCGCGTCCATCATCTCGATCGCCGCGGGGACGATCCCGGCGCCGATGATCGCGGACACGGCCCGGCCGCCGCTCTCGATCCCGGGGAACGCCGCGAGCAGGGTGGTCACGGCCTCGGGCGCGCGCGACAGCCGTACGGTGATCTTTGTGGCGATGCCGAGGGTGCCCTCCGACCCGATGAACGTGCCGATCAGGTCGTAGCCGGGGTCGAGGTGGGACAGCTCCACGACCTCCCCCTCGGGGGTGACGATCTCCAGCCCGATCACGTGGTTGACCGTGAAGCCGTACTTCAGGCAGTGGGCGCCGCCGGAGTTCTCGGCGACGTTCCCGCCGATCGAGCAGACCTGCTGGCTGGAGGGGTCGGGGGCGTAGTAGTACCCCTGGTCCCGGACCGCCTCGGTGATCGCCAGGTTGGTGACCCCGGGCTCGACCACGGCGAGCCGGTTCGGGATGTCGATCTTCAGGATGCGCCGCATCCGCGACGTGACGACGAGGATCCCGTCGGCCCGGGGAAGGGCTCCGCCGGACAGCCCGGTCCCCGAGCCGCGGGCCACGAAGGGAACGCCCGACCGGTGGCACAGCCGCACCACCTCGGCCACCTGCTCCGTCGTCTCCGGCAGCACGACGACCCCCGGGGTGGCGCGGTGGATGGTGAGCCCGTCACACTCGTAGGTCCGCAACCGAACGGGGTCGGTGATGACCGCGCCCGGCGGGAGCACCTCGGTCAGCCGTGCCGTCAGCCGTTCGAGTGCGGACATGGCGGGCACACCTCCTCACCTGGTCGTCACACTCTCCTTTCTACGGCAGGCGGGCGTATGCCGGGAGCGTAAGGAACTCGACGAAGTCGTCGTCAAGGGCGACCTCCTTGAACAGCTCGGTCGCCTTGGCGTAGAGGTCGGCGTCGTAGCCGGGCTCCTGGGCGATCTTGGCGAGCTCCTCCTCGATGACCCGCTCGACGAGCTCGCGGGTCACCCGCTCGCCGGTGTCGGCGAGGTCGACGTCGTTGTGGATCCACTGCCAGACCTGCGACCGGCAGATCTCGGCGGTGGCCGCGTCCTCCATCAGGTTGTGGATGGCGGCCGCGCCCTGCCCGCCCATCCAGGCGGCGAGGTAGCGGATCCCGACGTCGACGTTGTTGCGCAGCCCGGCCTCGGTGATCTGCCCCGGCGTCTTCGACACGGCGAGGAGGTCCTCCGCGGTGACGCTGACGTCCTCGCGCAGCCGGTCGAGCTGGTTCGGCCGGTCGCCGAGCACCTGGTCGAACACCTCGCGGCAGACCGGGACCAGGTCGGGGTGGGCCACCCACGAGCCGTCGAAGCCGTCGTTGGACTCGCGCTGCTTGTCGGCCCGCACCTTCTCCAGGGCGACCCGGTTGATCTCCGGGTCGCGGCGGTTCGGGATGAACGCGGCCATGCCGCCGATCGCGTGAGCGCCGCGCTTGTGGCAGGTGCGGACGAGCAGCTCGGTGTAGGCCCGCATGAACGGCGCGGTCATGGTCACCGCGTTCCGCTCCGGCAGCAGGAACTCCCGGCCGCGGGTGCGGAACTTCTTGATCACGCTGAACAGGTAGTCCCATCGGCCGGCGTTGAGCCCCGCCGAGTGCTCGCGCAGCTCGTAGAGGATCTCCTCCATCTCGAAGGCGGCCGTGATGGTCTCGATCAGCACGGTCGCCCGGATCGTGCCGCGCGGGATGCCGAGCAGCTCCTGGGCGCGGACGAACACGTCGTTCCACAGCCGCGCCTCAAGGTGCGACTCCAGCTTCGGCAGGTAGAAGTACGGGCCCTTGCCCTTGTCGATCTGCCGCTTGGCGCAGTGGAAGAAGTAGAGGCCGAAGTCGAACAGCGAGCCGGAGATCTCCTCGCCGTCGACCAGCACGTGCTTCTCGGGCAGGTGCCAGCCGCGCGGCCGGACCACGATCGTGGCGAGCTCCTCGTCGGGCTTGAGCGCGTAGCGCTTCTCGCCGATCGAGAAGTCGATCGTCCGGTCGAGCGCGTCACGCAGGTTGATCTGGCCCCTGATCGTGTTCTCCCAGGTGGGGGTGTTGGCGTCCTCGAAGTCGGCGAGCCAGACCTTTGCGCCGGAGTTGAGCGCGTTGATGGTCATCTTCCGGTCGACCGGGCCGGTGATCTCCACCCGCCGGTCGACCAGGCCCGGCGCGGGCGGGGCGACCCGCCAGTCGGGGTCGTTGCGGATGTGCTCGGTCTCGGGAAGGAAGCGGAGCGTGCCGCCCGCCGAGAGCTCGGCCTGGCGCTCCTGGCGGAGCCGGAGGAGCCGCTTGCGCTCGGGGTTGAACTCGCGGTGCAGGGTGGCGACGAACTCGAGGGCCTTCGGCGTGAGGATCTCGTCGAACCCCTCGTGCATAGGTGCCTTGATCTCAACGCTCATGGGGACACCTTTCCACGATCGGGAAATTCACTTCTAAATTGTGGAATCGACGCTACTGCAGAGCCGGAACGGGGGTCAACGCGGGGTCCCGCCGGGCGGGCGCGGACCGGGCTCGGGCGCCGGGGCGGGCGGCGATGACCTGCGGTGCCGTACGGGTCCCGGGGCAGGAGGAATCCCCGGGGCCGGGTCGTGAGGCGCGAGGTGCGCCATCGCGCGGCAGGCCATGCCGTACGCCGCGGGTCCGGGGCGTGGGCGCGCGGGCTCGCCCGGCGGCGGGGCCGGGCGCCGGCGGTGGCGCGCCGGGCGGCGGGCCGTACGGCCCGGTCGTCCTGACCGGCATGGAGCAGCGGCCCGGTGAGGTGGGCGACGTCCTCCTCGCGGGCCTCGGCCGGGTCGCCGCCCCGGCCACCGGCTTCCGGTACGGGGTCCGCGGCCGTGGCCGGGCGGCCGAGGAGGCCCAGCGCGGCGGTACGGCGGCGCGGGGCGGACCACGGGAGTGGGCCGGAGCAGCCCGGGATCAGGGCCGGGGTGACGGGCCGCGCCGGTCACGGCCGGAGGCGCGACGGGCGCCTCGCGCCAAGCGGAAATATGGGGATGCGGTACGGGGGAGAACCGTGGGACGATCGGGGTAAACCCGGATGCCGCCGGGGAAGAGACCGGGGCGCCGGATTGTTCGCCTCAACAGAGATGACATTCATGGGAAACGAGTACGAGGACCACACCGTAGGCGATTTCGAACTCGAGCAGCGCCAGGCCCTCCGCAGGGTGGCGGGCCTGTCGACCGAGCTGCAGGACATCACCGAGGTCGAGTACCGGAAACTCCGTCTGGAACGGGTGGTTCTCGTCGGGGTATGGACGAGCGGCACGCTCGAGGAGGCGGAGAACTCGCTGCGCGAGCTCAAGCTCCTCGCCGAGACCGCGGGCTCCGTCGTCCTCGACGGTCTGATCCAGCGCCGTGACCGGCCCGACCCCGCCACGTACATCGGCTCGGGTAAGGCTCAGGAGCTGGCCGACATCGTGGCGGCCACCGGTGCCGACACCGTGATCTGTGACGGCGAGCTCACCCCGGGCCAGCTCCGCCGGCTCGAGGAGATCGTCAAGGTCAAGGTCGTCGACCGGACCGCGCTGATCCTCGACATCTTCGCCCAGCACGCCAAGAGCCGCGAGGGCAAGGCCCAGGTCGAGCTCGCCCAGCTCGAGTACCTGCTGCCCCGGCTCCGAGGCTGGGGTGGCAACCTGTCCCGCCAGGTCGGCGGCCGGGCCGCCGGCGGCGTGGGCATCGGCGGCCGCGGTCCCGGTGAGACCAAGATCGAGCTGGACCGGCGGCGGATCCGCGAGCGGATGGCCAAGCTCCGCAAGCAGATCAAGGAGATGTCGGTCGTCCGCCAGACCAAGCGCCGGCGCCGGCAGAACCGCGACGTGCCCGCCGTGGCCATCGCCGGGTACACCAACGCCGGCAAGTCGTCCCTGCTCAACCGGCTCACCGGGGCGGGCGTGCTCGTCGAGGACGCGCTCTTCGCCACGCTCGACCCCACCGTGCGCCGGGCGCGCACCCCGGACGGCCGGGTCTTCACCCTCGCGGACACGGTCGGCTTCGTCCGGCACCTGCCCCACCAGCTCGTCGAGGCCTTCCGCTCCACGCTGGAGGAGGTCGCCGACGCCGACCTGATCCTGCACGTGGTCGACGGCTCGCACCCCGATCCGGAGTCCCAGATCGCGGCGGTGCGCAAGGTGTTCGCCGAGATCGAGGGCGCCCTGGACATCCCCGAGATCATCGTGATCAACAAGGCGGACATCGCCGACCCGGTCGTGCTCGCCCGGCTCTCCGCCAAGGAACGGCACAGCGTCGTCGTGTCCGCGCGGACCGGGGAGGGCATCGACCGGCTCCTCGAGGCGATCGCGCGGGAGCTGCCCGAGCCGGATCGCGAGGTACGGGTGCTGGTGCCGTACGAGCGGGGTGACCTGATCTCGCGGGCGCACACCGAGGGCACGGTGCTGTCGCTGGACCACACCCCCGAGGGCACGATCCTGCACGCCCGGGTCAGGCCGGACCTGTACGCCGAGCTCGACCGGGTGGCCAAGCCCGTCGAGACCGTCTGATCCGCGGGCGGCGCGGTTCGCCGCCCGCGGTGCCGGGCCCTGCCGCGGTACCGCCCGCGACCCGCTCCGTCCCGAGCGGGCCCTGGAGCGGGCGTATGGAATGTGACCCGCCGGCGGGTCGTGACCGCCGCCGATGCGCTTGCTAGGATTGGCCGAGTCTAACGGTAGGTTAAGAGGCGGGTAACGATATAGCAGCGGCCATCGCCGGACCGAGGGGAGCGGTACTCATTTCGCACCGCACGGGCGTTCTGTGAGTGGTTTCGGCGGAATGGTCGCCTTACGCGGCACGCGATCGCTGTGCGGATCGCGTTCTTTTTGATAATGCTGTACAGCAGGCATGCTTGTGAAATAACGTGACCTAAAACTGAATCGCCCCAGGTTCGCGGTCTCCCGCGCGCCCGCCCCCGGCGCCAGGGTCATCCCAGAGAACCGGTGCGATGAGGCAGGAGACCCCCATGACGGCCGGACAGCGAACGGGCCCCGCGACCCCCGCGGACCGGGTCCATTCGGTGTCCGGGGATGCCAGGTAGGTGGTCGGATGACCGTTCGCCTCCTCACCAACATCGGTCGCCTGTGGACCGGCCACGAAATCTTCGGCAACGCCGCGATCCTGGTCCACAACGACCGCATCGCCTGGGTCGGACGAGCCGCCGACCTTCCGCAGAGCGTTCCCGGCGTCGTCGACGACATCGTCGACGTCGATCACGTCGAGAACCTGGGCGGGGCGCTGGTGACGCCCGGCCTCATCGACGCGCACACCCACCCCGTCTATGCGGGCAACCGGTACGCCGAGCTGGCGATGCGCTCCGGCGGCTCCAGCGCGGCGGCGATCGCGGCGGCGGGCGGCGGCATCAACTCCACCATCACCGTCACCCGTGGTACCGACCCGTGGACCCTGTGCAACGGGGTGCGCGAGCGGCTCCGGGATTGGCTCCTGAGCGGCACCACCACCGTCGAGGCGAAGACCGGCTTCCACCTGACCCGCGACGGCGAGCTCGCCTCGGTGCGGCTCCTCCGGGACCTGGAGAAGGATCCGATGATGCCGCGGGTCCACGTCACCTTTCTCGCCGCCCACGTGGTGCCGCCCGAGTACTTCGGCAGGCAGCACGACTATGTCGAGGCCGTCGCCGGCTGGTGCACCGACGCCGCCGCGGCCGGGGCGGACAGCGTCGACGTTTACTGCCACGACGGTCACTTCACCCCAGAGGACGCGCGCTGGATCCTCGCGGCCGGCCGCAACGTGGGCCTGACGCCCCGCCTCCACGTCGGCGGGACGGCCGTGCCCCGGGCGCTCCAGGTCGCGGCCGAGATGCAGTGCGCCGCCGACCTCATCCACAAGGTCACCGACGAGGACATCGAGATGATGTCGCGGTACGGCATCCCCGCCGTGGTCTGCCCGGCCACAGCGCTGCAGTCGGGGCACCTCCCGCCGGTGCGCCGGATGATCGCCAAGGGGATCCCGGTGGCCCTGGGCAGCGACCACAATCCCGGCCACTGCGGCATCACCTCCATGTCCCTGGTGATCAGTCTCGCGGTGGCGGCGTTCGGGATGAGCGTCGGCGACGCGCTCCGCGCGGCCACCCTGCACGCGGCTCAGGTGCTCAAGCTGGAGGACCGCGGCATCCTCGCCCCGAACCGGCTCGCCGACATCGTGCAGTGGGACGCCGACCACGAGGGCGCCTTCGCCTGGTCCTTCGGGCTCAAGCCCCGCCGTGTCTGGCGCGGCGGCGTGCCGGTGCAGTGACCGGCCGATCGGCCGCGGGCGTCCGGTACGGCACGCCCGATGACCGTACGACTCTCGCCTTCGCCGGGGACTCTGCCGAGCGCATGAGCCGGCCGCTCGTGCCGTCCGGGCTCGGCCGGCCCGTGCTCCAGCACCGCGGCCTTCCTCGCTTCCTCGGCGCTTCATCAGCGCGGCGCATGGTCATCACGTGGCGCACGGTTCCATGACCGTCACCTGCCATGGCTGATGACCGTCACCTGCCACGGTTCATGACCTGACCCGCCGTGCGCCATGGCCGCGGCCGGCCGTACCTCTTGGCGATCGGGTGAGCCGCGCGCCGCGACTGGGGCGCGCTCGCCGGGTGAGGCTGTGGCGCCCGCCGCCCGGCCGGGCGAGCGGCGCACGGGGGCCGGCGATCCGGCGCGGTCGTCCACAGAACCGCTCTCGGCGGCGGGGCCGTCCACTCCGGCCGCCTACCGTCGCCCCCATGCGAAGGAAGCTCCTGCCGGGCACCGGTCTTCTCCCCGATGATGCCGCGACCGCCCGCCTCCACGGGCTGATGCGCCCGGCGGACGCGGCTGCTCACGCGGCGGCTCACACCGTGCTCCCGCCCGACCCCACGGCCGCCATCGCGTCCGTTTCCGGCTCCACGGCTCCCGCCGCGTCCGTTCCCGGCCCCGGGGCGCCGGCTGCGTCCGTTCCCGGCCCCGGGGCGCCCGCCGCGTCCGTCCCCGGTCCCACGGCTCCGCCCTCCGCCCGGCTCCGCTCGGCGCCCACCGTGCCGGGGCCGCCGCCGTCGTTCGGCGCGCTCCCCGGGCCGGGCACCCGGAGCGCGGAGCCGGAGCGGCACGATGAGCCCGTCCCGGCGCCGGGGTGGCCGGGCGCGCGGCCCACGGGAGTGCGCGCGGCGCTCGGCCGTTCCCTGCCGCGGCTCGACCCCGGGAGCCCGGGCCTGCGCGCGTTGATCGCGGCCGGGGTGCTGGCCGCGCTGATCACCGCGGTCTTCGTCTGGCGATCGAGGCCGGTGGCCGAGCCGATCCCCCCGCCGGTCCCTGTCGCCTCCGGCGGGCCGGCGGCCACGGAGGCGGCCGGCTCGCCCACGCCGACCGCCCTGGTGGTGGTCCACGTGACCGGCAAGGTCCGCCGTCCCGGCGTGCTCACCCTCGCCGCCGGCTCCCGCGTGGCCGACGCGATCGACGCGGCCGGCGGGGTGCGGAAGGGCGCGGATCCCGGCCCGATCAACCTCGCCCGCCGGCTCGTGGACGGGGAGCAGATCGTGGTCGGCGGTGCGCCACCGGGCGCGCCCACGCCACCGGGTGCGCTCGCGCCACCGGTGCCGGGCGGATCACCGCCGGGCCCGATGGTGAACCTCAACACCGCGACCGCCGAGCAGCTCACCGCGCTGCCGGGGGTCGGTGAGGTGCTGGCGCAGCGCATCATCGAGTACCGCACCGCGCACGGCGGCTTCCAGAGCGTCGACCAGCTCAAGGACGTGCCCGGAATCGGCGGCCAGCGGTTCGCCCGGCTGCGGGACAAGGTGTCGGTGTGAGGGCCGGCGAACCCGGCGGGGACGCGCCCCTCCGGCCTGACCGGGCCTCGGCGCGGGCCGACGTGCTTCCACCGGCACCCCGGGCGGCACTCCCGGACATGCCCCCGGCAGCATCACCGTCCCCGCCCATGACCGCGTCCCAGACCGCCCCTCTGGCCGTGTCCCAGCGCGTCCCTCTGGCCGCGTCCCCGGCAGCCCTCCCGGCGGCCTCCTCGGTCCTCGTCCCGGCCGCGTCCCTGGCCGTGCCCTTGGCCGGCCCGGCGGTCTCATCCTGGCTGACCGCGCTCGTGCTGCTCGGCAGCCCACCGGCGGCGGGAGCGGCCGTGGCGGTGGCGGCCGCCGCTGCCGCCGCGATGATCGCGGCGTGGCTCGTGCCGCGCCGGCGTCGCCGGGCGCCCGCCCGGGCGGCGCGGCCCCGCCCGTCCCAGCACGGCCCCACGGGGACCGGCCGCGCCGTCGCGACCCGCCCCGCCTCGGCGGTCCCACCGTGCCCACGTGACGTTCCCGGGGATCCGGCGCCGGTCGCACGGGCCGCGCTCGCGGTCCTCGCCGCCATCGCGGCCACCGCGGCGGTGACGGCGGCGCGGGTCGGCGCGGTGCGCAGCGGCCCCGTGGCCGAGCTGGCCGCGGCCGAGGCCACGGTCACCGCCGAGGTGGTGCTCACCGATGACCCGCGGATCCGGCCGGCCCGCACGGGGGCGTTCCTGCGGGAGCGGGCGGCCGTCCACGGCCGCATGGTCTCGGTGTCCTCCCCCGCCGAGCGGGTCCGCACCGGCGTGCCGGTCCTGCTGCTCGGCTCCGGCCCGGGATGGGCCGGTCTGCTGCCCAGCCAGCGGATCAAGGTGCACGGGCGGCTGGTGCCCGCTGAGCCGGGCGAGCTGCTCGCCGCCGTCATGCTGGTCCGCGGGCCGCCCGAGCCGGTCACGGGCCCCTCGCC of Thermobispora bispora DSM 43833 contains these proteins:
- a CDS encoding amidohydrolase family protein, whose product is MTVRLLTNIGRLWTGHEIFGNAAILVHNDRIAWVGRAADLPQSVPGVVDDIVDVDHVENLGGALVTPGLIDAHTHPVYAGNRYAELAMRSGGSSAAAIAAAGGGINSTITVTRGTDPWTLCNGVRERLRDWLLSGTTTVEAKTGFHLTRDGELASVRLLRDLEKDPMMPRVHVTFLAAHVVPPEYFGRQHDYVEAVAGWCTDAAAAGADSVDVYCHDGHFTPEDARWILAAGRNVGLTPRLHVGGTAVPRALQVAAEMQCAADLIHKVTDEDIEMMSRYGIPAVVCPATALQSGHLPPVRRMIAKGIPVALGSDHNPGHCGITSMSLVISLAVAAFGMSVGDALRAATLHAAQVLKLEDRGILAPNRLADIVQWDADHEGAFAWSFGLKPRRVWRGGVPVQ
- a CDS encoding FAD-binding oxidoreductase; this encodes MAGFDASGAHADLVATGVAVRGAGPGDAVAGVLPRWVALPETTEELAAVLRAAARHGLAVVPTGGGTKLHWGRPPERCDLLVDTCCLNRVLEHAADDLVVRVQAGVTLASLAEVLAAKGQRLILDTPMEGATVGGVLATGVAGPLAFRFGAPRDLLIGVTVVLADGTVAKSGGKVVKNVAGYDLGKLFTGSYGTLGVIAEAAFRLHPLPADRRWVTAVYPAPEAIDLRVAAHPLEPAAVELDWPGPESPVTVSVLVEGAAAADRAKLAQELLGPDAEVTDEPPAWWGRLPGDDLLLGLRGLPAALPGMLRALASVADGLGVAPRVRGSAGRPDLRVALPSPERAAEFVTAARERVRPAGGRLTVLTAPAGVAVDFWGDVPGLPLMRRVKERFDPERRLSPGRFVGGI
- a CDS encoding ComEA family DNA-binding protein — translated: MRRKLLPGTGLLPDDAATARLHGLMRPADAAAHAAAHTVLPPDPTAAIASVSGSTAPAASVPGPGAPAASVPGPGAPAASVPGPTAPPSARLRSAPTVPGPPPSFGALPGPGTRSAEPERHDEPVPAPGWPGARPTGVRAALGRSLPRLDPGSPGLRALIAAGVLAALITAVFVWRSRPVAEPIPPPVPVASGGPAATEAAGSPTPTALVVVHVTGKVRRPGVLTLAAGSRVADAIDAAGGVRKGADPGPINLARRLVDGEQIVVGGAPPGAPTPPGALAPPVPGGSPPGPMVNLNTATAEQLTALPGVGEVLAQRIIEYRTAHGGFQSVDQLKDVPGIGGQRFARLRDKVSV
- the aceB gene encoding malate synthase A, producing MSVEIKAPMHEGFDEILTPKALEFVATLHREFNPERKRLLRLRQERQAELSAGGTLRFLPETEHIRNDPDWRVAPPAPGLVDRRVEITGPVDRKMTINALNSGAKVWLADFEDANTPTWENTIRGQINLRDALDRTIDFSIGEKRYALKPDEELATIVVRPRGWHLPEKHVLVDGEEISGSLFDFGLYFFHCAKRQIDKGKGPYFYLPKLESHLEARLWNDVFVRAQELLGIPRGTIRATVLIETITAAFEMEEILYELREHSAGLNAGRWDYLFSVIKKFRTRGREFLLPERNAVTMTAPFMRAYTELLVRTCHKRGAHAIGGMAAFIPNRRDPEINRVALEKVRADKQRESNDGFDGSWVAHPDLVPVCREVFDQVLGDRPNQLDRLREDVSVTAEDLLAVSKTPGQITEAGLRNNVDVGIRYLAAWMGGQGAAAIHNLMEDAATAEICRSQVWQWIHNDVDLADTGERVTRELVERVIEEELAKIAQEPGYDADLYAKATELFKEVALDDDFVEFLTLPAYARLP
- the hflX gene encoding GTPase HflX; protein product: MGNEYEDHTVGDFELEQRQALRRVAGLSTELQDITEVEYRKLRLERVVLVGVWTSGTLEEAENSLRELKLLAETAGSVVLDGLIQRRDRPDPATYIGSGKAQELADIVAATGADTVICDGELTPGQLRRLEEIVKVKVVDRTALILDIFAQHAKSREGKAQVELAQLEYLLPRLRGWGGNLSRQVGGRAAGGVGIGGRGPGETKIELDRRRIRERMAKLRKQIKEMSVVRQTKRRRRQNRDVPAVAIAGYTNAGKSSLLNRLTGAGVLVEDALFATLDPTVRRARTPDGRVFTLADTVGFVRHLPHQLVEAFRSTLEEVADADLILHVVDGSHPDPESQIAAVRKVFAEIEGALDIPEIIVINKADIADPVVLARLSAKERHSVVVSARTGEGIDRLLEAIARELPEPDREVRVLVPYERGDLISRAHTEGTVLSLDHTPEGTILHARVRPDLYAELDRVAKPVETV
- a CDS encoding (Fe-S)-binding protein; amino-acid sequence: MDPRLIRDCVHCGFCLPTCPTYVLWAEEMDSPRGRIHLMGQYLEGTPLTDEMAGHFDACLGCLACVTACPSGVRYDRLIERTRAVVEREHVRRPEDRAIRALVFALFPYRRRLRAMRLPMRLSKRLRPFLERVHPALGAMAELAPGTARPVRLPPFVRARGPVRARVGLLTGCVQGEFFPHVNAATARVLALEGCDVVIPPRQGCCGALSLHSGREAEAKRFAKRTIAVFERAGVDTVVVNAAGCGSTMKEYAELLADEPGWAARAEALRVKDLAEFLAELGPVAERHPLDLSVAYHDACHLAHAQRIRSQPRELLRAIPGLRLVEIAEAEICCGSAGTYNLFQPEAARELGARKAGHVLATGADLLVSANPGCTLQIAAAVRRAGKGPLRVAHTAEVLDASLRGRPAGSLGRATG
- a CDS encoding FAD-linked oxidase C-terminal domain-containing protein, whose amino-acid sequence is MSALERLTARLTEVLPPGAVITDPVRLRTYECDGLTIHRATPGVVVLPETTEQVAEVVRLCHRSGVPFVARGSGTGLSGGALPRADGILVVTSRMRRILKIDIPNRLAVVEPGVTNLAITEAVRDQGYYYAPDPSSQQVCSIGGNVAENSGGAHCLKYGFTVNHVIGLEIVTPEGEVVELSHLDPGYDLIGTFIGSEGTLGIATKITVRLSRAPEAVTTLLAAFPGIESGGRAVSAIIGAGIVPAAIEMMDALAIEAAEAAVACGYPPGAGAVLIVELDGPRAEVESELAAVRDLCLSCGAFEIRTAASAEERAAIWKGRKSAFAAVGRISPAYIVQDGVVPRSALPEVLAAIGRLQDEYGIRVANVFHAGDGNLHPLVLFNDADPGEAERAETVSGRILDLCLEHGGSITGEHGVGVDKARYMPRMFSEDDLDTMQLVRCAFDPAGVANPGKVFPTPRLCGEAPRVHKGVHPLVESGLAEQF